One window of the Balaenoptera ricei isolate mBalRic1 chromosome X, mBalRic1.hap2, whole genome shotgun sequence genome contains the following:
- the GNL3L gene encoding guanine nucleotide-binding protein-like 3-like protein isoform X3, protein MMKLRHKNKKPGKSSKGRKKISWFHTQPAKQNGKKAATKVASAPQFVHSNDHASREAELKKKRVEDMREKQQAAREQERHRRRTIESYCQDVLRRQKEFELKEEVLEELNMFPQLDDEATRKAYYKEFRKVVEYSDVILEVLDARDPLGCRCFQMEETVLQAEGNKKLVLILNKIDLVPKEVVEKWLEYLRNELPVVAFKASTQHQVKNLNRCSVPVDQASESLLKSKACFGAENLMRVLGNYCRLGEVRTHIRVGVVGLPNVGKSSLINSLKRSRACSVGAVPGVTKFMQEVYLDKFIRLLDAPGIVPGPNSEVGTILCNCIRVQKLADPVTPVETILQRCNLEEISSYYGVSGFQTTEHFLTAVAHRLGKKKKGGIYSQEQAAKAVLADWVSGKISFYTLPPSTHTLPAHLSAEIVKEMTEVFDIEDTEQANEDTMEYEEAEAPRPAPSRRVPYCKTHILNPLSCGLPAGIKEPSLLTLLGSVHISFPLRPDQEASSREEPGP, encoded by the exons ATGATGAAACTTAGACACA aaaataaaaagccagGTAAAAGTTCCAAAGGCCGCAAGAAGATAAGTTGGTTCCACACTCAG CCTGCAAAGCAGAATGGGAAGAAAGCAGCCACCAAAGTAGCCTCCGCTCCCCAGTTTGTTCACTCCAATGATCATGCCAGTCGGGAGGCTGAATTAAAGAAGAAGAGG GTTGAGGACATGCGGGAGAAGCAGCAGGCTGCCCGGGAGCAAGAGAGACACCGACGCAGGACCATTGAAAGCTATTGTCAGGATGTCCTGCGACGCCAGAAGGAGTTTGAGCTCAAG gagGAAGTTTTGGAGGAATTAAATATGTTTCCTCAGTTGGATGATGAAGCCACAAGGAAGGCTTATTACAAGGAGTTCCGTAAG GTGGTGGAATACTCTGATGTGATTCTAGAAGTCCTGGATGCCAGGGACCCATTGGGCTGCCGCTGCTTCCAAATGGAGGAGACTGTCCTGCAGGCAGAAGGCAACAAGAAGCTGGTCCTGATCTTGAACAAGATTG ACCTGGTCCCCAAGGAGGTTGTGGAGAAGTGGCTGGAATACCTTCGGAATGAGCTGCCAGTCGTAGCTTTCAAGGCCAGCACCCAGCATCAGGTCAAAAACCTG AATCGCTGCAGTGTGCCAGTGGATCAAGCCTCTGAGTCACTGCTGAAAAGCAAAGCCTGCTTTGGAGCTGAAAATCTCATGAGGGTTCTGGGGAACTATTGCCGCCTGGGTGAAGTACGCACCCATATCCGTGTGGGTGTTGTGG GCCTTCCCAATGTTGGGAAGAGCAGCCTGATCAATAGCCTGAAGCGCAGCCGTGCGTGCAGTGTGGGAGCCGTTCCTGGGGTCACCAA GTTCATGCAGGAGGTCTACCTGGACAAATTCATCAGGCTGCTGGATGCCCCGGGCATTGTCCCAGGACCCAACTCGGAGGTGGGCACCATCCTGTGCAACTGCATTCGTGTGCAGAAGCTGGCGGATCCTGTGACCCCAGTGGAGACCATTCTGCAGCGCTGCAACCTGGAGGAG ATTTCCAGCTATTACGGTGTCTCTGGGTTCCAGACCACTGAGCACTTTCTGACTGCAGTGGCCCACCGcttggggaagaagaagaaggggggcATATACAGTCAGGAGCAGGCAGCCAAAGCTGTCCTGGCTGACTGGGTGAG CGGGAAGATCAGCTTCTATAcactcccaccctccacccacaCTCTGCCTGCCCATCTCAGTGCTGAGATTGTTAAGGAGATGACTGAGGTCTTCGACATTGAGGATACCGAGCAGGCCAATGAGGACACCATGGAAT atgaggaagctgaggctccaaGACCAGCTCCCAGCAGGCGAGTACCCTACTGCAAAACCCACATCTTGAATCCTTTGTCATGTGGCCTCCCAGCAGGAATAAAAGAGCCTTCCCTCCTGACTCTGCTGGGCAGCGTCCACATATCCTTTCCACTGAGGCCTGACCAGGAGGCTAGTAGCAGGGAGGAGCCAGGGCCCTGA